A window of the Pseudoliparis swirei isolate HS2019 ecotype Mariana Trench chromosome 13, NWPU_hadal_v1, whole genome shotgun sequence genome harbors these coding sequences:
- the rpf2 gene encoding ribosome production factor 2 homolog, protein MPKHNDIIKPKTKRAKRFLDSRAPKLIEDVKTAMIMKGGNSSLTVTQALKDIYSLKKPNAVLYKKKNITRPFEDSTSLEFFSKKSDCSLFLFGSHNKKRPHNLVFGRLFDFHVLDMVELGIEKYVSLSELKNSKCPEGTKPMLVFAGEAFDLDNEHRRLKSLFIDFFRGPTVSAVRLAGLEHVLHFTAVEGKIYIRSYRCLLKKSGCRTPRIELEEIGPSFDLVLRRSHLASDDLYKLSHRRPKALKIRKKKNISRDAFGTKFGRVHMQKQDLSKLQTRKMKGLRKRGAAPVTAEQDAQEPKVAKVES, encoded by the exons ATGCCGAAGCATAACGATATAAT AAAACCCAAGACAAAGCGCGCCAAACGCTTCTTGGATAGCAGAGCGCCCAAGCTGATTGAGGATGTGAAGACCGCCATGATTATGAAAGGGGGCAACTCCAGTCTGACCGTCACCCAGGCCCTCAAGGACATA TATTCACTGAAGAAGCCCAATGCTGTGCTGTACAAGAA GAAGAACATAACGCGTCCGTTTGAGGACTCGACATCCCTG GAATTCTTCTCCAAGAAGTCCGACTGCTCTCTGTTTCTGTTCGGCTCCCACAACAAGAAAAGGCCCCACAACCTTGTGTTTG GTCGTCTGTTTGACTTTCACGTGCTCGATATGGTTGAACTTGGAATTGAGAAGTACGTCTCTCTGAGTGAACTCAAG AACAGCAAATGTCCCGAGGGCACCAAGCCGATGCTGGTGTTTGCAGGGGAGGCTTTCGATTTAGACAACGAACACAGGCGTTTGAAGAGTCTGTTCATAG ACTTCTTCCGGGGTCCCACCGTGTCTGCGGTGCGTCTAGCGGGTTTAGAACACGTTCTGCACTTCACAGCCGTAGAGGGGAAAATCTACATCCGCAGTTACAG GTGTCTGTTGAAGAAGTCTGGGTGCCGCACGCCGCGGATAGAGCTTGAGGAGATCGGGCCGTCGTTCGACTTGGTCCTAAGGAGATCACATCTGGCTTCAGATGACTTGTACAAGCTGTCCCACAGACGACCCAAAGCTCTGAAG AtcaggaagaaaaagaacatttcCCGCGATGCCTTCGGCACCAAGTTTGGCCGGGTGCATATGCAGAAGCAGGATCTGTCCAAGCTCCAAACGCGCAAGATGAAGGGCCTGAGGAAGAGGGGGGCAGCCCCAGTCACCGCAGAGCAGGACGCACAGGAGCCCAAGGTGGCCAAAGTGGAGAGCTGA
- the amd1 gene encoding S-adenosylmethionine decarboxylase proenzyme isoform X1, translating to MMEDNGAHFFEGTEKLLEVWFSRQDETKGTGDLRTIPRFEWDKLLENVHCLIISVTKSDKQEAYILSESSMFVSKRRFILKTCGTTLLLQALVPLLELAREYCGFDAIENFFYSRKNFMKPTHQEFPHRNFQEEVDFLSQIFPKCSTNPVFPCCDWLDGAAYCMGRLNSDCWYLFTLDLPEYWENKHADQTLEVLMSDLDPAIMDQFYMKDGVSASDVTRMSGIRDLIPGSVIDATMFNPCGYSMNGMKTDGTYWTIHITPEPEFSYVSFETNLSQTSYDDLVSKVVDVFKPGKFVTTLFVNQSSKCRSVFSPAQKVEGYKRLDRQLAQFNEYNFVFTSYAKSRQQIQQS from the exons ATGATGGAAGATAATGGTGCACATTTCTTCGAGGGGACCGAGAAGCTGTTGGAGGTGTGGTTCTCTCGGCAGGATGAAACCAAAGGAACCGGGGACCTCCGTACCATCCCGAG gttTGAGTGGGACAAACTTTTGGAGAATGTGCATTGTTTGATCATAAGTGTGACAAAGTCTGACAAGCAGGAAGCTTATATACTCAG TGAGAGTAGCATGTTTGTCTCCAAGAGACGTTTCATTTTGAAAACATGCGGAACCACCCTCTTACTGCAAGCACTGGTGCCTCTGCTGGAACTCGCCAGGGAGTACTGCGGTTTCGATGCCATCGAG AATTTCTTCTACTCCCGCAAGAACTTTATGAAGCCAACCCATCAGGAGTTCCCTCATAGAAACTTCCAGGAGGAAGTAGACTTTCTCAGCCAGATTTTCCCAA AATGTTCCACCAATCCCGTCTTTCCGTGCTGTGATTGGTTAG ATGGTGCAGCCTACTGTATGGGACGTTTGAACTCTGACTGCTG GTACCTGTTTACCCTGGACTTACCGGAGTACTGGGAGAACAAGCATGCGGATCAGACGCTGGAAGTTCTGATGAGCGACCTCGATCCAGCCATTATGGACCAGTTCTATATGAAAGATGGTGTTTCTGCAAGTGATGTCACTCGT ATGAGTGGAATTCGTGACCTGATACCAGGTTCTGTGATCGATGCCACAATGTTCAACCCTTGTGGATACTCAATGAATGGAATGAAGACCGAC GGAACTTACTGGACCATCCACATCACCCCGGAGCCGGAGTTCTCCTACGTCAGCTTCGAAACCAACCTCTCCCAGACGTCGTACGACGACCTGGTCAGCAAGGTGGTGGATGTGTTTAAGCCAGGAAAGTTCGTGACCACGCTTTTTGTCAATCag AGCTCCAAATGTCGCAGTGTCTTTTCTCCCGCCCAGAAGGTGGAGGGCTACAAGCGCCTCGACCGCCAGCTGGCTCAATTTAACGAGTACAATTTTGTCTTCACAAGCTACGCAAAAAGCCGCCAACAGATCCAGCAGAGTTGA
- the amd1 gene encoding S-adenosylmethionine decarboxylase proenzyme isoform X2, translating into MMEDNGAHFFEGTEKLLEVWFSRQDETKGTGDLRTIPRFEWDKLLENVHCLIISVTKSDKQEAYILSESSMFVSKRRFILKTCGTTLLLQALVPLLELAREYCGFDAIENFFYSRKNFMKPTHQEFPHRNFQEEVDFLSQIFPNGAAYCMGRLNSDCWYLFTLDLPEYWENKHADQTLEVLMSDLDPAIMDQFYMKDGVSASDVTRMSGIRDLIPGSVIDATMFNPCGYSMNGMKTDGTYWTIHITPEPEFSYVSFETNLSQTSYDDLVSKVVDVFKPGKFVTTLFVNQSSKCRSVFSPAQKVEGYKRLDRQLAQFNEYNFVFTSYAKSRQQIQQS; encoded by the exons ATGATGGAAGATAATGGTGCACATTTCTTCGAGGGGACCGAGAAGCTGTTGGAGGTGTGGTTCTCTCGGCAGGATGAAACCAAAGGAACCGGGGACCTCCGTACCATCCCGAG gttTGAGTGGGACAAACTTTTGGAGAATGTGCATTGTTTGATCATAAGTGTGACAAAGTCTGACAAGCAGGAAGCTTATATACTCAG TGAGAGTAGCATGTTTGTCTCCAAGAGACGTTTCATTTTGAAAACATGCGGAACCACCCTCTTACTGCAAGCACTGGTGCCTCTGCTGGAACTCGCCAGGGAGTACTGCGGTTTCGATGCCATCGAG AATTTCTTCTACTCCCGCAAGAACTTTATGAAGCCAACCCATCAGGAGTTCCCTCATAGAAACTTCCAGGAGGAAGTAGACTTTCTCAGCCAGATTTTCCCAA ATGGTGCAGCCTACTGTATGGGACGTTTGAACTCTGACTGCTG GTACCTGTTTACCCTGGACTTACCGGAGTACTGGGAGAACAAGCATGCGGATCAGACGCTGGAAGTTCTGATGAGCGACCTCGATCCAGCCATTATGGACCAGTTCTATATGAAAGATGGTGTTTCTGCAAGTGATGTCACTCGT ATGAGTGGAATTCGTGACCTGATACCAGGTTCTGTGATCGATGCCACAATGTTCAACCCTTGTGGATACTCAATGAATGGAATGAAGACCGAC GGAACTTACTGGACCATCCACATCACCCCGGAGCCGGAGTTCTCCTACGTCAGCTTCGAAACCAACCTCTCCCAGACGTCGTACGACGACCTGGTCAGCAAGGTGGTGGATGTGTTTAAGCCAGGAAAGTTCGTGACCACGCTTTTTGTCAATCag AGCTCCAAATGTCGCAGTGTCTTTTCTCCCGCCCAGAAGGTGGAGGGCTACAAGCGCCTCGACCGCCAGCTGGCTCAATTTAACGAGTACAATTTTGTCTTCACAAGCTACGCAAAAAGCCGCCAACAGATCCAGCAGAGTTGA